The following are encoded in a window of Oncorhynchus mykiss isolate Arlee chromosome Y, USDA_OmykA_1.1, whole genome shotgun sequence genomic DNA:
- the LOC110509933 gene encoding H/ACA ribonucleoprotein complex subunit DKC1 isoform X1 codes for MADVQMNAKKKQKKEKTVAVDDVGDIQESGDFLIKPESRVASLDTSQWPLLLKNFDKLNIRTAHYTPLPNGSNPLKRNIQDYVRTGFINLDKPANPSSHEVVAWIRRILRVEKTGHSGTLDPKVTGCLIVCVDRATRLVKSQQSAGKEYVGIVRLHNAIENEHTLARGIETLTGALFQRPPLIAAVKRQLRVRTVYESKLIEYDPERRLGIFWVSCEAGTYIRTLCVHLGLLLGVGGQMQELRRVRSGVLGERDNLVTMHDVLDAQWQYDHNKDETYLRRVIYPLEKLLISHKRLVMKDSAVNAICYGAKIMLPGVLRYEDGIEINQDIVVITTKGEAICIATALMTTAVISTCDHGVVAKIKRVIMERDTYPRKWGLGPKASQKKMMIQKGLLDKHGKANGSTPSNWKEGYVDYSASKSKADGNGEAKRKREDSDSDAAAPSAPSTPSGEEKKEKKKKKKEKKQKLEADTEPAAETDGEVGESAKKKKKKRKKEAEAE; via the exons ATGGCGGACGTACAAA TGAACGCTAAGAAAAAGCAGAAGAAGGAAAAGACAGTTGCTGTTGATGACGTTGGG GATATTCAGGAGAGTGGAGATTTCCTCATCAAACCAGAGTCCAGAGTTGCTAGTCTGGACACCTCTCAATGGCCTTTGCTGCTAAAA AATTTTGACAAACTCAACATCCGGACAGCTCACTACACACCCTTGCCAAATGGCTCCAACCCTCTGAAGAGGAACATTCAGGATTATGTCag GACTGGCTTCATCAACTTGGACAAGCCTGCCAATCCCTCCTCTCATGAGGTGGTGGCCTGGATCCGACGTATCCTGCGAGTGGAGAAGACTGGCCACAGTGGCACCCTGGACCCCAAGGTGACAGGCTGCCTCattgtgtgtgtggacagagcCACACGACTGGTCAAGTCCCAGCAGAGTGCAG GCAAAGAGTATGTGGGAATTGTTCGGCTGCACAATGCTATTGAGAATGAGCACACACTTGCTAGG GGTATTGAAACCCTTACAGGAGCTTTGTTCCAGCGACCACCACTCATCGCAGCTGTTAAGCGGCAGTTGAGAGTTAGGACCGTTTATGAAAGCAAACTCATTGAGTATGACCCAGAGAGGAGATTAG GTATTTTCTGGGTGAGCTGTGAGGCTGGGACCTACATCAGGACCCTGTGTGTCCACCTGGGGCTCCTCCTGGGTGTTGGTGGTCAGATGCAGGAGCTGAGGAGAGTTCGCTCTGGTGTTCTGGGAGAGAGG GACAATTTGGTGACCATGCACGATGTGCTAGATGCTCAATGGCAGTATGACCACAACAAGGACGAGACGTACCTTCGCAGAGTCATCTACCCACTGGAAAAGCTTCTAATATCTCACAAGCGTCTGGTCATGAAAGACAGCGCA GTGAATGCGATCTGCTATGGCGCGAAGATCATGCTGCCTGGTGTCCTGCGATATGAGGATGGCATTGAGATCAACCAGGATATTGTGGTTATAACGACCAAAGGGGAGGCCATTTGTATAG CTACTGCCCTCATGACGACTGCAGTGATCTCCACATGTGACCATGGGGTGGTGGCCAAGATCAAGAGAGTCATCATGGAACGAGACACCTATCCCCGCAAGTGGGGCTTAGGCCCAAAG GCCAGCCAGAAGAAGATGATGATCCAGAAGGGTCTGCTGGACAAACATGGCAAAGCCAACGGCAGCACTCCATCGAACTGGAAGGAGGGCTACGTAGATTACAG TGCGTCCAAATCCAAGGCTGACGGAAATGGTGAAGCAAAG AGGAAGCGCGAAGACAGTGACAGTGATGCAGCAGCACCCTCGGCTCCTTCCACTCCgtcaggagaagagaagaaagagaagaagaagaaaaagaaggaaAAGAAGCAGAAACTAGAAGCTGATACGgagccagcagcagagacagacggagag GTTGGTGAGAGtgccaagaagaagaaaaagaaaagaaagaaggaagCAGAAGCAGAGTGA
- the LOC110509935 gene encoding trimethyllysine dioxygenase, mitochondrial isoform X2 gives MHFAYVWLRDHCHSASCFNSKTNQRNLDTANVELNIRPANTRVDDENIFLTWPDGHVTRYNLSWLAQNSYEGQNQSAMQPHIIWNSDIYTSAKVPSANWDKFMSCDDELKKFLGRFLLYGIAFVEGVPPTVEATETLTQRVSLIRETMYGKMWNFTSDFSRGDTAYTKLALDRHTDTSYFQEPCGIQVFHCLRHEGTGGRTLLVDGFYSADKVLQNTPENFELLAQVPIKHEYIENVSDHHNHMIGIGPVLNVYPWNNEVYMIRYNNYDRAVINTIPHDIVKRWYVAHRELTTELRKPENELWIKLKPGKVFFIDNWRVLHGRESFTGLRQLCGCYLTRDDFLNTARSLGLHA, from the exons ATGCATTTTGCCTATGTGTGGCTACGGGATCATTGCCACTCTGCCTCCTGCTTCAACAGCAAGACCAACCAGAGGAACCTGGATACAGCAAATGTGGAGCTAAACATACGTCCTGCCAACACCAGGGTGGATGATGAGAATATCTTCCTCACAT GGCCTGATGGTCATGTGACAAGGTACAACCTGAGCTGGCTTGCTCAGAACAGCTATGAGGGACAGAACCAGAGTGCCATGCAGCCACACATCATCTGGAACTCTGACATCTATACCAGTGCCAAGGTGCCCTCTGCTAACTGGGACAAGTTTATGAGCTGTGATGATGAACTGAAAAAGTTCCTTGGGCGCTTTCTGCTGTACGGCATTGCTTTTGTGGAGGGCGTCCCGCCGACTGTTGAGGCCACAGAGACTCTTACCCAGAGGGTCAGCCTCATCAG GGAGACTATGTATGGCAAGATGTGGAACTTCACATCCGATTTCTCCCGAGGAGACACTGCCTACACCAAACTGGCACTGGACCGTCATACAGACACCTCATACTTCCAAGAGCCATGTGG GATCCAAGTGTTCCATTGCCTTAGGCATGAGGGAACAGGAGGAAGAACACTACTTGTAGATGGCTTCTATTCTGCTGACAAAGTGCTCCAGAACACGCCTGAGAACTTTGAGCTGCTAGCACAGGTTCCTATCAAGCACGAGTACATTGAAAATGTCAGCGACCACCATAACCACATGATCGGCATTGGCCCTGTGCTCAACGTGTATCCCTGGAACAATGAGGTGTACATGATCCG ATACAATAACTATGACCGTGCAGTCATAAACACAATCCCCCATGACATTGTCAAGCGATGGTATGTGGCTCACAGAGAGTTGACCACAGAGCTGAGGAAGCCGGAGAATGAATTGTGGATCAAACTGAAGCCTGGAAAG GTTTTCTTCATTGATAACTGGCGCGTCCTGCATGGCCGGGAGTCTTTCACAGGCCTGCGGCAACTGTGTGGCTGCTACCTGACCAGAGACGACTTCCTGAACACTGCCCGCTCCTTGGGTCTGCACGCCTAA
- the LOC110509933 gene encoding H/ACA ribonucleoprotein complex subunit DKC1 isoform X2, whose amino-acid sequence MADVQMNAKKKQKKEKTVAVDDVGDIQESGDFLIKPESRVASLDTSQWPLLLKNFDKLNIRTAHYTPLPNGSNPLKRNIQDYVRTGFINLDKPANPSSHEVVAWIRRILRVEKTGHSGTLDPKVTGCLIVCVDRATRLVKSQQSAGKEYVGIVRLHNAIENEHTLARGIETLTGALFQRPPLIAAVKRQLRVRTVYESKLIEYDPERRLGIFWVSCEAGTYIRTLCVHLGLLLGVGGQMQELRRVRSGVLGERDNLVTMHDVLDAQWQYDHNKDETYLRRVIYPLEKLLISHKRLVMKDSAVNAICYGAKIMLPGVLRYEDGIEINQDIVVITTKGEAICIATALMTTAVISTCDHGVVAKIKRVIMERDTYPRKWGLGPKASQKKMMIQKGLLDKHGKANGSTPSNWKEGYVDYRCETSLCVQIQG is encoded by the exons ATGGCGGACGTACAAA TGAACGCTAAGAAAAAGCAGAAGAAGGAAAAGACAGTTGCTGTTGATGACGTTGGG GATATTCAGGAGAGTGGAGATTTCCTCATCAAACCAGAGTCCAGAGTTGCTAGTCTGGACACCTCTCAATGGCCTTTGCTGCTAAAA AATTTTGACAAACTCAACATCCGGACAGCTCACTACACACCCTTGCCAAATGGCTCCAACCCTCTGAAGAGGAACATTCAGGATTATGTCag GACTGGCTTCATCAACTTGGACAAGCCTGCCAATCCCTCCTCTCATGAGGTGGTGGCCTGGATCCGACGTATCCTGCGAGTGGAGAAGACTGGCCACAGTGGCACCCTGGACCCCAAGGTGACAGGCTGCCTCattgtgtgtgtggacagagcCACACGACTGGTCAAGTCCCAGCAGAGTGCAG GCAAAGAGTATGTGGGAATTGTTCGGCTGCACAATGCTATTGAGAATGAGCACACACTTGCTAGG GGTATTGAAACCCTTACAGGAGCTTTGTTCCAGCGACCACCACTCATCGCAGCTGTTAAGCGGCAGTTGAGAGTTAGGACCGTTTATGAAAGCAAACTCATTGAGTATGACCCAGAGAGGAGATTAG GTATTTTCTGGGTGAGCTGTGAGGCTGGGACCTACATCAGGACCCTGTGTGTCCACCTGGGGCTCCTCCTGGGTGTTGGTGGTCAGATGCAGGAGCTGAGGAGAGTTCGCTCTGGTGTTCTGGGAGAGAGG GACAATTTGGTGACCATGCACGATGTGCTAGATGCTCAATGGCAGTATGACCACAACAAGGACGAGACGTACCTTCGCAGAGTCATCTACCCACTGGAAAAGCTTCTAATATCTCACAAGCGTCTGGTCATGAAAGACAGCGCA GTGAATGCGATCTGCTATGGCGCGAAGATCATGCTGCCTGGTGTCCTGCGATATGAGGATGGCATTGAGATCAACCAGGATATTGTGGTTATAACGACCAAAGGGGAGGCCATTTGTATAG CTACTGCCCTCATGACGACTGCAGTGATCTCCACATGTGACCATGGGGTGGTGGCCAAGATCAAGAGAGTCATCATGGAACGAGACACCTATCCCCGCAAGTGGGGCTTAGGCCCAAAG GCCAGCCAGAAGAAGATGATGATCCAGAAGGGTCTGCTGGACAAACATGGCAAAGCCAACGGCAGCACTCCATCGAACTGGAAGGAGGGCTACGTAGATTACAGGTGTGAAACCAGTCTG TGCGTCCAAATCCAAGGCTGA
- the LOC110509935 gene encoding trimethyllysine dioxygenase, mitochondrial isoform X1 yields MSLARMFCRLNGYLQPISKARAPLVSGFIRTQIEVRHWLHTVPQSTSCHWQLQEDSLKLSYGGLVMHFAYVWLRDHCHSASCFNSKTNQRNLDTANVELNIRPANTRVDDENIFLTWPDGHVTRYNLSWLAQNSYEGQNQSAMQPHIIWNSDIYTSAKVPSANWDKFMSCDDELKKFLGRFLLYGIAFVEGVPPTVEATETLTQRVSLIRETMYGKMWNFTSDFSRGDTAYTKLALDRHTDTSYFQEPCGIQVFHCLRHEGTGGRTLLVDGFYSADKVLQNTPENFELLAQVPIKHEYIENVSDHHNHMIGIGPVLNVYPWNNEVYMIRYNNYDRAVINTIPHDIVKRWYVAHRELTTELRKPENELWIKLKPGKVFFIDNWRVLHGRESFTGLRQLCGCYLTRDDFLNTARSLGLHA; encoded by the exons ATGTCTTTGGCGCGGATGTTTTGCCGTTTAAATGGCTATTTGCAACCCATATCGAAAGCACGGGCTCCTTTGGTCTCTGGATTCATACGAACCCAGATTGAAGTGAGACATTGGCTGCATACTGTTCCACAATCGACGAGTTGTCACTGGCAGCTTCAGGAAGACAGCCTTA AGCTCAGCTATGGAGGGCTTGTTATGCATTTTGCCTATGTGTGGCTACGGGATCATTGCCACTCTGCCTCCTGCTTCAACAGCAAGACCAACCAGAGGAACCTGGATACAGCAAATGTGGAGCTAAACATACGTCCTGCCAACACCAGGGTGGATGATGAGAATATCTTCCTCACAT GGCCTGATGGTCATGTGACAAGGTACAACCTGAGCTGGCTTGCTCAGAACAGCTATGAGGGACAGAACCAGAGTGCCATGCAGCCACACATCATCTGGAACTCTGACATCTATACCAGTGCCAAGGTGCCCTCTGCTAACTGGGACAAGTTTATGAGCTGTGATGATGAACTGAAAAAGTTCCTTGGGCGCTTTCTGCTGTACGGCATTGCTTTTGTGGAGGGCGTCCCGCCGACTGTTGAGGCCACAGAGACTCTTACCCAGAGGGTCAGCCTCATCAG GGAGACTATGTATGGCAAGATGTGGAACTTCACATCCGATTTCTCCCGAGGAGACACTGCCTACACCAAACTGGCACTGGACCGTCATACAGACACCTCATACTTCCAAGAGCCATGTGG GATCCAAGTGTTCCATTGCCTTAGGCATGAGGGAACAGGAGGAAGAACACTACTTGTAGATGGCTTCTATTCTGCTGACAAAGTGCTCCAGAACACGCCTGAGAACTTTGAGCTGCTAGCACAGGTTCCTATCAAGCACGAGTACATTGAAAATGTCAGCGACCACCATAACCACATGATCGGCATTGGCCCTGTGCTCAACGTGTATCCCTGGAACAATGAGGTGTACATGATCCG ATACAATAACTATGACCGTGCAGTCATAAACACAATCCCCCATGACATTGTCAAGCGATGGTATGTGGCTCACAGAGAGTTGACCACAGAGCTGAGGAAGCCGGAGAATGAATTGTGGATCAAACTGAAGCCTGGAAAG GTTTTCTTCATTGATAACTGGCGCGTCCTGCATGGCCGGGAGTCTTTCACAGGCCTGCGGCAACTGTGTGGCTGCTACCTGACCAGAGACGACTTCCTGAACACTGCCCGCTCCTTGGGTCTGCACGCCTAA
- the LOC110509934 gene encoding 55 kDa erythrocyte membrane protein, which translates to MTLKSNKNEPAVILERVNSARTALSDLYLEQLLQNKPKPEKGLMPAYETTGAEVYTNGSAGHMNGTEPTRMREVAFEKNPSEPMGVTLKLNGNQKCTVARILHGGMIHRQGYLNEGDEIAEINGKSVANQSVDQLQKILKDTNGVVTMKIIPNQPRCSPVCEMYMRAQVDYDPAKDDLIPCKEAGLKFKTGDIIHIINKQDPHWWQGRVDSSTADFAGLIPSPELQEWRMASKSKATEGTQSCSPFGKKKKCKDKYLAKHSSIFDQLDVISYEEVVRLPAFSRKTLVLIGAPGVGRSHIKSLLLTKYPGKFAYPAPHTTRPPRKDEENGQEYYFISNDAMTKCITGNELLEYGSFQGFMFGTKIETIQKIHEQGKIAVLDVEPQTLKLLRTADFAPLVVFIAPTNSATQSEAVQLIQKESDAILSSYSHFFDVQLVNNDVDESVKGVEEGMEQATSTPQWVPVSWVY; encoded by the exons ATGACTTTAAAATCCAATAAAAACGAACCTGCTGTCATACTTGAGCGGGTCAACAGCGCTCGAACAGCCCTCTCCGACCTGTACCTGGAGCAGCTCCTCCAAAATAAACCAAAGCCGGAAAAG GGGCTTATGCCAGCCTATGAGACAACGGGAGCTGAAGTATACACCAACGGCAGTGCTGGTCACATGAACGGAACTGAGCCAACCAGGATGCGTGAGGTGGCGTTTGAAAAAAATCCCTCAGAGCCCATG GGGGTGACTCTAAAATTGAATGGAAACCAGAAGTGCACTGTGGCCAGAATATTACATGGGGGCATGATACACAGACAAG GTTATCTAAACGAAGGGGATGAAATAGCAGAGATCAATGGAAAGAGTGTGGCCAACCAGTCTGTCGACCAGCTGCAAAAGATCCTG AAAGATACCAACGGAGTAGTCACAATGAAAATCATCCCCAACCAACCAAGGTGCTCTCCTGTGTGTGAG ATGTACATGAGGGCTCAGGTTGACTACGACCCTGCCAAAGATGACCTCATCCCATGCAAAGAGGCAGGGCTGAAGTTCAAAACGGGTGACATCATTCATATCATTAACAAGCAGGACCCACATTGGTGGCAAGGCAGGGTGGACAGCTCTACTGCCGATTTCGCTGGACTCATCCCCTCCCCAGAACTTCAAGAATG GCGGATGGCAAGTAAAAGCAAGGCCACAGAGGGCACCCAATCCTGCAGCCCCTTTGGAAAGAAGAAAAAGTGCAAAGACAAGTATCTGGCCAAGCACAGCTCTA TCTTTGACCAATTGGACGTGATTTCCTATGAAGAGGTTGTTCGGCTCCCTGCCTTCAGCAGAAAAACCTTGGTGCTTATTG GTGCACCGGGTGTAGGAAGGAGCCATATCAAAAGCCTGTTGCTGACCAAATACCCAGGGAAGTTTGCCTACCCAGCACCAC ACACCACCAGACCCCCACGTAAGGACGAGGAGAACGGGCAGGAGTACTACTTCATCTCCAACGACGCCATGACCAAGTGCATCACTGGGAATGAGCTGTTGGAGTATGGCAGCTTCCAGGGGTTCATGTTTGGAACCAAAATAGAGACTATCCAGAAGATCCATGAGCAAGGAAAAATCGCTGTGCTGGATGTTGAACCACAG ACATTGAAACTCTTGCGGACGGCAGACTTTGCACCTCTGGTGGTTTTCATTGCACCCACCAACTCAGCTACTCAG TCAGAAGCGGTGCAGTTGATCCAGAAGGAGTCAGATGCCATCCTCTCCAGCTACAGCCACTTCTTTGATGTGCAGCTGGTTAACAATGATGTTGATGAGAGTGTGAAAGgagtggaggaagggatggagcaAGCCACCTCCACCCCACAATGGGTGCCTGTTTCATGGGTCTACTGA